The Elusimicrobium sp. DNA window TGGAAGTTTCGCCCCGAGACCCCCGTAGGGGCGGCTTTTTGTGTGGCAACCGGGGTATTTGCCGGTACCTTTATGGCGGGATACGGACAAGAGTTCCAAACAGGTGCTTTTGTTTATGAACTTTTTTCTTCTTGGACAATTATTTTAGCGGTGTTGGCTCTTATCAGCCAAGTACGCTGGTTGTGGCTGATGGCGTTTTATGCTTTCGCTGTTTATTTGGAAACAAAATATTCGCTGGCGGCTGAATTTTACGGCATGGTAGGGTGTGGTTTGGCTGCGTGGGCCGTTTGCGAAATGATGATATACAAAAAGGTGTGGCCCGCCTCTTTTAGAAATTGGTTTTTTATTCCCTTCTTTGCTTATTTATTAATTCATTCTTTCCTTCTGTTTGAGGCGTATAATACGATTAAATTTTGGGTAATGCCGCTACTGGCTTTACTTGGGATTGTTCTTTCGCTTAAAATGCTTAAGTCTGCTTCTCTTTTATGTACCAGTGTACTTGTGTTAACGATATTTTTGAATGTGGAATTGTTCAAAAAAATGACCTTTGACCACATTTTATCTTACGGATATGCCTCGGCTTTTATCTTTGCTTGGGCCGGATTGGCAGCTTGGAGAGGGGTACAATATATTAGGGGGAAGAAATGACCGAACAAGAATTATTAAACCAAGTTCCCGCCGAAAAGAAAGAAGAGGCAAAGGCCCTTCTGCACAGTCGTTCGTTAAGTGTACATATCGGGATACAAATTATTTTGTTTGTAGGGGCTTTTTTATCTTCAGCTGTATGTGTGTTGGGAACCTGGCTGATAGGGGGAATGGATTCTATGTTGCTATGGGGCCTCTGTTGGACGGGTTTTGGTTACTGGTTGTTGAGGTTGGGGAAACAACATGGCGATATCGCCTATGTATTTGTGGAGTATTTGGGACTGATTTTAAGCATAGGCGGTCGTGCGGTTATACTGATATTGTTGACGGAAAATATATCCAATCCGGTTGTCGAGGCTTTGTGTGTAACGGCTGTAGCGGCAATCAGTTATCCTTTCTTTACCCATAAATTGGACCGCTTTATTTTTTCGGCCATATCGTTGTTTGTTTGGACAGAAGTTTTGCATGAAGAACGGCTTGTGTCCAACTCTTACTTTGGGTTTATTTCGTTGGTTTTGGTGTCGGCGTCCGGTTGGTTTTTTGCTACCCGTAAAGTTGTTTTGCGTCCCTTGGCGTATGCTTTATTGGGGATAGGTTTGAGTAATTGTATTCCGGGAATGCCCGGCGAAATATGGCACGGCCTTGTACGGGTGTTGGCGGCCGGAAGTGTGGCTTTTGGCATTTCCCGTTTGCCTGTTAAATTTGTGGAAAAACTATTGCTTTGTCTTTTGACGGCGGTATTGGCTTGTTGTCTAAACGCCCTTTCTTTCTTGGGAATTGTTGTTTGCGTGGCGGGGTATTTATTGCGTGAAAAAATTGCGGAATGGTTGGGAATGGCTGCGTTTTGCGCAGGTCTTTGGTTTTTGTATTTTAGTCTATCCGGAACACTGCTGTATAAGTCGGGTTGTTTAGTCGGGAGCGGGTTGGTGGTGTTGGCCCTTTATGCTTATATGCGGAGGAAATATGCGCGGTAAAATTTTCTTTTTTGTAACGCTATGTATGATAGCCCTTTTGGCGGGACAAGCGTATCATACTTTTTGGGTAAGAGAAAAATCTCCCATGGTGTATGCGGAAATGGCGCCTGTTGATCCTCGTGCGCTTCTGTTTGGCGACTATATGGAAGTGGGGTATGCTTTTGAAGGGCCAAGTGATAAAAAAGACGCGGTTCTCTATTTGAACGAAAGAAATATTTTGCAACAAAAAGAAACTGCCGGCGAAAAGTTTTTAGTAAAATTTGAACAAGGGCGTTATCGTATTCCGCACCAATACTTTTTTCAGGAAGGACACGCACAAAAGTACGAAAATGCCCGTTATGCCGCTCTAAAGAAAATAGGAAAAAATACTTTTTCTTTAGTGGGTCTTACCGATGAAAATTTGAATTTAATAGATTAGGAGTTTTATTTTTATGAGCGAAAATTGTTCCCATGATTGCAGTTCTTGCAGTGCCAATTGTTCCAGCCGTAAACCGGGAGAAATGCCCAAAGACAAACCGCATTTGTTAAGCCGTATTAAACATGTAATCGGTGTAGTAAGCGGGAAAGGGGGCGTCGGTAAAAGTTTGGTGACGGGCCTTTTGGCCAGCGAAATGACCCGCCGCGGTTTTTCCTGCGGGGTATTAGATGCCGATATCACAGGCCCTTCCGTTCCCAAAATGTTTGGTATCCGCGAACGGGCCGGCGGCGACCAGGACGGTATTTACCCTGTTTCCAGTCAGCAAGGCGTGCAAGTAATGTCGCTTAATCTGCTGTTAGAAAATGAAACGGACCCCGTCATTTGGCGCGGAGCGTTAATCACGGGAACGGTCAAACAGTTTTGGACAGATGTTATTTGGAAAGATGTAGATTATTTGTTTATTGATATGCCCCCCGGTACGGGTGATGTTACATTGACGGTCTTTCAATCGTTACCCATTGACGGGATTGTAATTGTTTCCACCCCGCAAGATTTGGTGCAAATGATTGTAGGTAAAGCCGTCAAAATGGCTCAAATGATGAATGTGCCCGTTTTGGGGCTTGTGGAAAACATGAGTTACCTTAAATGCACGGAGTGCGGGAAGGAACTGCCTTTATTCGGTAAAAGCAAAGCCGAAGAAATGGGCAAGAATTTTAACCTTTCCCCGGTGGTGCGTTTGCCGCTTAATCCGTCCGTAGCCGCCGCGGTGGACGACGGGCGCATTGAGTTCGTGCGCGAAGAAGCCCTCTACCCGCTTGCCGATAAACTGGCCGGTTTGGAAAAAGATAATTAACAAATAGGCCCATTGGCACCTTGATAAGTAGGCCCAAAGGCCCTTGTTAAAAAAGGAGAATTATTAAATAATAAAAGGAAGGAGTTTTGTGTCTATGAATAAAAATTTTCTTTTCTTTTTATTGTTGTTGTCGGTAGTACTTCCGGCGCAGGCCCAACCCATTAAAGGGGCTGGGCAGGTGGTTAAAGGCCTGACGGGGGAAGGCTTGGAAAAAGCCTTAAGTTCTTACATGCATGCTCCCGGCATGGCAGGGAAAGTGGCCCAAACGCAAGTTGCCCAACTGCACCAGCGTGTGTTGGCGGCTTCCAAAGCGGCTTTTGCCACTCCGTTTTCTCCGGCGGAAATTCGGCGTTTAACGGCCATAAAGGCCGGTTCTCCGCGTTTGGTTGCTTCTATTTTTTCGGCTCCTTCCAACGAAATGGTTTCGTTGCTTCGCCATGAATTTTTAACACTGACCGGGGTACAAAAGGTATCGGTTTCCGTAGAACAAAGCCAACTGGCCTTGCATTTGTTCCGCCGCGGGTTAATCATTAACACCAATGCTTTTTCACACCTTGTTTCTTATACTTCCGTTGCTGAATTGGAACAAGCCATCAAGACGGGGAAAGAATTGTATGGGCCGTCTGCTTTGCAAGCCTTTGCCGATGTGAGTGCTTTGGGGGCTTTTGGCAACGCGCAAGATGTGAATCTCCTTTTGTCTTTTTACAAGGCAGCCGCCCAAACGGTATTGGAGCCGGTGGCTTTTCAATCGGTGCATCGGGCGCTGTTGGCCATAGGCGAAAACAAAGCGGCCGGGGAATTAGCGGCCCGCGCGGGAAAAGTAAACCCGGGCGATGAAGAAATTTTTGCTTCTTTGCTTGCTAACACCAGCCCCATGACGGCAATTCACGCTCAATTTACGCCCGAAGCGACGGAAACTTATTTGAACTATGTAAAACAAGCCCGCGCCTCGGTAGTAGCGGCGGTGGTTGCCGAAAAGCCTGCCGAGGTATCTGCTACCCAGAAAGGTGCTATCCCCGACGAAGTAAACCCCTTTAGCGGGCTTACCTTAGATTTGCCTTCTATCGATTTGTCCTTAAAACCCCAAGAAGGATTAGTGGAAAGAAAAGCCCCTGCCGTGGAAGAAACCCCGGTAGTGGAAGGCGATTATTCCCCGGTGGTACCCGTGTTGGAACGCAAACCTTCCCGCGGGGCGGTTTCGCATCGTTATCCTTCCGGTTTACAGGACGAAGAATACATCATCAGCAACTGGTTGGAATACTTCAAAAACGGCTACTTCCGCCCGCGCGACCAAATCGAAGCCATCAGCGGTATGAGTGCGGCTAAAGCCAATAACTTGATGGAATACCTCTATTATATGCCGTTGGAAGAAGCCGAGCGCTTGATTTTGGAACCGCTTAAAACTCAAGGCCGCCTGCCGGACTTTATGTACGATGCGCGCTTGATTGAAGGAACGGTTCGTTTGCCTGCCGGATATTACAAAAACAAATTTAACGAAAATGTGAAACGCTTTGTGGAATTAGCCGAAGAAGAAGGCTCCGCTTTCCTGCACTATGCGGAACTGAAAGATTTGGCTATTGCCATGGAAGATTATTCTTTTGAGCAGGGTTTCCGTTATCCTAATGATCCTGCTATGGCTGCCGCCTTGCGCCGAAACTGGAAAGAGTTGGTAACGGAAATTCAAAACTCCGGCTACAATATGAATCGCGCCAAAATCAACGAACTTTGGCAAAAACCCGTCAATCTTACAAACGGCAAAACGGTCAGCCTGCGTGAATATTTTACGCAAACGCGTCCCACCGCCTTCTTTAAGGAAGGCCGTATGCCCGAGTTTTACTTGAACAGCAAAAAATGGGTATCGTGGGAAAACGAACGCCGCAACTTGGCCGCGCAAGAATATATCGCTCAGGAAAATGTCGCTCCCCGCAGTTGGTTGGAACGCGTGCAAGATTTCTTTGTGTTGGGAAACCGCGATAAATACTTAACTCTTTCCCAATTCGGCGATATTATGGCCGCCCAATACAGAAAAACCTTCGGCGGTTTTCTGTCTTCCGCCCCGCAAGGGGGAGATATGCTGGCTGAACCGGAAGGGGAAAAACCGGAAAGTTTGCAGGTTCGCGTGAATAATTTTGATAAAGTCGGCGGTGTGTGCCAAGCCTCGTTCGGGGACGGCGGTTATATGGGCCGTGTGGAAGCCGGGTATGACGGCACCTCTTTAGTAAACCGTTTTGAACTGGTTACGCACGAGCATGTTCCGGTGGTAACTTTCGATTTCCCCAGCCTTACGCCGCGCGTGGTAACATTGGCCAGCGTGCCGTATGTGAAGGATATTAAAAAACCCGAAGTGGATAAATTGCGCGCCAGCACCATGGTGGGTGACGGGTTGGATCCTACACGCGACTTGCTCAGCGTGGAACAAGCCGAAGTGGCCGTGTTGAAAGTGCCGCATTTGAAGGCTACCATTTATCCGCACAGCCGTTTGCCCGGTTGGAATCTCCCTCAGTATTTAACGGGTGGCGGGCTTGGAGCGTACCTCTCGTTATTCACGCCGGATTTCTACCCGATTAAAACAGTTAAACGCTTGCGTAAGGTGGACGGCAAATGGCAACTTGTTCCGGAATATTTTATCCGTAAAGAAGTGCCTACTTTGTCCGGCTTTATTCACCGCGATCACCTGACATTTACCGAACAGGTACAAGATCGGATTGAAACGCCCGCTACTCCCGAGAAAAAATAAAACAGACTTCTTTGATAAAATATCCCCGCTTCAGCGGGGATATTTTTTTGTGTTCCTCTTCATTTTTCATAAATTAAATGTTACAATGAGCGTAGAGGGAAAAAATGTCTATTTCACTTAGTAACCGCGCCGAACGAATCGGTGATTCGCCTACTCTTAAAATCAATGCCAAGGCTCGTGCGTTAAAAGCAGCCGGGCAACCTGTTATTCATTTGGGAGGGGGAGAACCCACCTATCCGGCTCCGCAAGCGGCTGTAGATGCCATTATCCAAAAAGCACAGAGCCGTAAAATCAAATACTCGCCTTCTTCCGGTACGCCCGAATTGAAACAAGCCGTTTTGGCTTATACCGAAAAACAATACGGTCGCCGCTTTGAGCCGGCCCAGGTATTGGTATCGGCGGGAGCGAAGCAAGCCCTTTTTAATTTTTTGTTGGCGGTTGTGAACCCGGGAGACGAAGTGGTTTTTGCCGCTCCTTATTGGGTAAGTTATCCGGAAATGGTTCGCTTGGCGGAAGGAACCCCGGTGATTGTCCGTCCGGCAAGCGGTTTGTTGGCTACGGCCGAAGAAATTTTAGATGCTATAACGCCTAAAACCAAGGCTATTTTATTAAACAGTCCCTGCAATCCTTCCGGGCAGATTTACCCGGAAAGCACCATTAAGGCGGTGGTGGAATACGCTGAGAAAAATAATATTTTCTTGGTAATGGACGATATCTACCACCAACTCGTTTTTGAAGGAAACACCGTTCCCAATCCGTGTGCTTACGCGCATGAGGGGAAAAATTTGGTCATCATAAACGGAGTTTCCAAATTATACGGACTTACCGGTCTGCGTATCGGGTGGGCTGTCT harbors:
- a CDS encoding DUF2157 domain-containing protein, coding for MINKKVLDNFLEHGFISKPDYERALSVLPRENPKDWALRRLLGVGSGLFLAGIVCFFAYNWKEIGVSLRLGLPLLGMFLCALGGWKFRPETPVGAAFCVATGVFAGTFMAGYGQEFQTGAFVYELFSSWTIILAVLALISQVRWLWLMAFYAFAVYLETKYSLAAEFYGMVGCGLAAWAVCEMMIYKKVWPASFRNWFFIPFFAYLLIHSFLLFEAYNTIKFWVMPLLALLGIVLSLKMLKSASLLCTSVLVLTIFLNVELFKKMTFDHILSYGYASAFIFAWAGLAAWRGVQYIRGKK
- a CDS encoding DUF4401 domain-containing protein encodes the protein MTEQELLNQVPAEKKEEAKALLHSRSLSVHIGIQIILFVGAFLSSAVCVLGTWLIGGMDSMLLWGLCWTGFGYWLLRLGKQHGDIAYVFVEYLGLILSIGGRAVILILLTENISNPVVEALCVTAVAAISYPFFTHKLDRFIFSAISLFVWTEVLHEERLVSNSYFGFISLVLVSASGWFFATRKVVLRPLAYALLGIGLSNCIPGMPGEIWHGLVRVLAAGSVAFGISRLPVKFVEKLLLCLLTAVLACCLNALSFLGIVVCVAGYLLREKIAEWLGMAAFCAGLWFLYFSLSGTLLYKSGCLVGSGLVVLALYAYMRRKYAR
- a CDS encoding Mrp/NBP35 family ATP-binding protein; protein product: MSENCSHDCSSCSANCSSRKPGEMPKDKPHLLSRIKHVIGVVSGKGGVGKSLVTGLLASEMTRRGFSCGVLDADITGPSVPKMFGIRERAGGDQDGIYPVSSQQGVQVMSLNLLLENETDPVIWRGALITGTVKQFWTDVIWKDVDYLFIDMPPGTGDVTLTVFQSLPIDGIVIVSTPQDLVQMIVGKAVKMAQMMNVPVLGLVENMSYLKCTECGKELPLFGKSKAEEMGKNFNLSPVVRLPLNPSVAAAVDDGRIEFVREEALYPLADKLAGLEKDN
- a CDS encoding pyridoxal phosphate-dependent aminotransferase yields the protein MSISLSNRAERIGDSPTLKINAKARALKAAGQPVIHLGGGEPTYPAPQAAVDAIIQKAQSRKIKYSPSSGTPELKQAVLAYTEKQYGRRFEPAQVLVSAGAKQALFNFLLAVVNPGDEVVFAAPYWVSYPEMVRLAEGTPVIVRPASGLLATAEEILDAITPKTKAILLNSPCNPSGQIYPESTIKAVVEYAEKNNIFLVMDDIYHQLVFEGNTVPNPCAYAHEGKNLVIINGVSKLYGLTGLRIGWAVSAHTELIAAMGRMQAQSTSCNSDLSEVAAAAALLGDQACILDLRRILEDNRNALLAELAKIPHVKVEKPAGTFYSFADFSHYNADSEALAQYLLEKALVAVVPGKAFGADGYLRISYCADKASIVEGVRRIRWALDESAPNEIQIGDKLLTRD